A genomic window from Leptolyngbya sp. BL0902 includes:
- the trmB gene encoding tRNA (guanosine(46)-N7)-methyltransferase TrmB — MAVVRVRQHVNPLSEKYQIPIPFPDWSQVFPHPQRPLHIDIGSAKGVFAMEMARLQPEWNLLGLEIRKPLAEESQRRKEELGLTNLHLMFCNANISFRPLMESWGAANPLQQVSIQFPDPWFKKRHQKRRVLQPELVNDIVAFLPSGGRIVIQSDVEDLALDMVERLGEHPQLVRTANYWLPESPFPAQTDRERVTLEQGLPVYRAIFSKP, encoded by the coding sequence AATCCACTCAGTGAAAAATACCAGATTCCCATCCCTTTCCCCGACTGGAGCCAGGTTTTCCCCCATCCCCAGCGGCCCCTGCACATTGACATCGGCAGCGCCAAGGGGGTGTTTGCCATGGAAATGGCCCGACTTCAGCCAGAGTGGAATTTGCTGGGTCTAGAAATTCGCAAACCCCTGGCGGAAGAATCCCAGCGGCGCAAGGAAGAACTGGGCCTGACGAACCTGCACCTGATGTTTTGCAACGCCAACATCTCCTTCCGTCCGCTGATGGAAAGCTGGGGCGCGGCCAACCCCCTGCAACAGGTGTCGATTCAGTTTCCCGATCCTTGGTTCAAAAAACGCCACCAAAAACGTCGGGTGCTGCAACCGGAATTGGTCAATGACATCGTTGCTTTCCTGCCCAGCGGGGGCCGGATTGTGATTCAGTCTGACGTAGAAGACCTGGCCCTAGATATGGTGGAACGCCTGGGCGAACATCCCCAACTGGTGCGCACCGCTAATTATTGGCTACCAGAAAGCCCCTTCCCCGCCCAAACCGACCGCGAGCGCGTCACCCTAGAGCAGGGGCTCCCGGTCTACCGAGCCATTTTTAGTAAGCCGTAG